Genomic window (Armatimonadota bacterium):
GGCAGGATCGCGATGCGGACGACGGCGGCGAGGAGGAGGGCGGCGAACCAATAGCTGAATCCGGCGTTGGCGCCCGTCAGCTTGACGAGGAAATCGATGAGATAGTAGCCGGGGAAAAGCCCCCAGACCAGTTCAGACTTGTTGCGGTGGCTCAGTTCGCTGACGAACTTGTTGTAAAGTTCGTCGGTCGTGACCTTGGTCTTGACCGGCTTGCCGTCAGCTCCATCCGTGGTGACATCGACCTGCTCCTTGTTCCAGAGGGCGGTGTCGTGGAGCCGCTCGAACCGCATGTAGAGCATCATGTGGCCGTCGTTGAGCTTCTTGTGGACGAGGGCGTTCTTTCCCGGATCCGAGGCAAAGGCCATCGCAGCCCGGAACTTCGTCTGGGCGACGAGGACGTTGGCGGCCTGTTCGAGCTTGTCGAACTCCTCTTGGCTCAACTTTTTGGAGCCGCGTTCTTCGCCCAACTTCTGCGTATAGGCCGAATAAAGCGTGGTCGCGTCGACGTCGCGCCGTTCGTCGTTGGCCGTTCTGATCTCGGCCAGAATCTGCTCGGAAGTCCGGGAATCGGTGCTCTTCTTGGGCGAGAACACCTGCCAGCCCATGTAGAGCGTGACGAAGAGCAGCAGCATCGTCATCAACTGGCTGCGCGGGTTTTGTGGCTGGCTCATGGCTAAGGGACCGGGTCGTGGCCTCCGGGGTTCCACGGGTTACAGCGGGCGATGCGCCAAGCGCCCATGAGGCAGCCTTTGACGAGCCCGTACTTCTGGATCGCTTCCAAGGTGTATTGCGAGCACGTCGGACTGAACCGGCACGTGCCCGGCATCCAGCGCGTCGAGCGCTGATAGGCCCTGATCATCATGATCCCGAATCGGCGGCCCATCGCCGTTGTGTCTCCTCGCAGAGGCGTCCCAGTTCTTCCACTAATTCGTTCCACTCGGCCTTCGCCGCTTCTTCGCGCACCAGTACCGCCATGTCGGCTCTTACGCTCAGGGGCGGCAACGCGTTGAAGGCTGCCCGAGCCCTTCGCTTGGCCCGGTTCCTCCTCGCGTGACATCCGATGGCCCGAGCCGTCGCAAAGCCGACGAGGCCCTCACCGGGGAGCGAACAGACACGGAACAGCCGTCCGACGGCCCTCTGGCCTTGGCTGAAAAGCTCGTCGAACCTCTGGCGAGAGGGGCCGTTCAGGCCGCGAGACGTTTCCGACCCCGCGACCGGCGGCGCTTCAGCACGTTTTGACCGTCGGTCGTCCGCATGCGGATACGGAAACCGTGGGTCTTGCTGCGCTTCCGGTTGTTGGGCTGAAAGGTCCGTTTCATCTGCGTTGCCCCCTGCTTAGAGGTCTGACCCGGGATGATACCATCCGGGGTGGAGGAGTCTGGGGCCAGGAACGGTCCTCGGGAAACGGAACGGCGCCCCCCGTCGAGGGGACGCCGGCTCCTGAGTCCCGTTCCAAGCCTTAGCGCTTGCGGCGCTTGGCGATCAGGGCGGCAATTCCGGCGCCCATGGCGATCATCGCACCGGGTTCCGGCGCGGCCGACGACGTGAACGACGAGGTGTAAGAGGTCTTGTCACCCTTGTCGGTCTCGTTGGTCAACGAAAAGGAAAACTGCTCGTCCGTCAGTCCGTTCGGAACGTTCTGCCCCGCGAACTTGACGTCGTTCCCGATCAGCGTGCTGCCGCCAAGGGCGCTGTGAGTCTCGAACACGCCCCCGGAATAGGTGATCGTCATGAACGGGTTGTTCAGGTCGTCGGTATAGAACCGGACCCGGCCCGCGCCCATGATGTACAGCTCGCCGGCGATGATGGGCGTCAGGTCGACGACGTCGAACTGCATCTTCGCGTTGACGACTTCGCCGCCTCCGATCAGTCCGGGCGTCTTGACGACCATTCCGTCCTTGTTCCAGGATCCCGAAAGAGTACTGGCGACTTCGTCCCAGATGAACATCTCGTCGGCGTGGTCGATCGAAGGGTCGGCATACGTCGCGACGGTAAAACTGGCGTTGGCGGACATCGCCGCGAACGCGCACACACAGAAAAGTACAACCCTCTTCATTTGGCTCCTCTCGATTTCGCCGCACCAAACCCGGTGAGGCAAGTGTCGCCTAGACGCGCGACATATCAATTCTACACCAGAATTCTAGGGCTGTATCGTCGAGAAGGCCGGTCCTAGGAAAACTCTATGGTTTCCAGGACCTTGATGTCGAAGTCCCGTTTCCGGAGTTCCCTGACGAAGGCCTTTCCGCTCATCGCGTTCTCGTACCTGACGGCGCCTTTGGGCACCCTTCCGTTGACGACCTCTTGGGCGATGATCGACATGCTGAAGCCGGTCAGGCGCTCCATCGACGTGAAGCCCGTCGTCTCGCACTGACGGTCGAAGATGTCGATCTGGATCCGCGTCGGCTTGTCGTCCCGTAGGCCCCAGCCCAGACCGCGTACGGCGCACTGGTCCAGGTCTTCGAACTTGGCCAACTCGGGCTCGAAAACGGCGTTGAACACGTCTTTCGGCACGACGGTCTTGTCCTTGACCCGGATCTCCGACTCGTTCCAGAAGCCGAAGTCCTTGAAGATCTTCATCAAGTGGGCGTGCCCCGGCCACCGGATCGTCTTGTACTCGTAGTTCGGGACCTTTCCCTGGAACGTGTACGGCGCCGTGCTCGTGCCGCCGCTCGTGACGAACGCCTCCATCTTGCCGAGCTGGTCGATCCAGATCTCCTCGACCTCGGTCAGGGTCGGGACCTTGATGATCTGACCGTTGCGGAGAGCGACGGCCTCGTAGTCGTACTCGGTGACCAGCCCTTCACAGTTGAACGTGAGTTTGTAATTGAACGGCGGCTTCGGGTTCTGAGGAAGGACGCCGCAGTACAGCTTGACGGTGTCGCAGACGTCGAGCGACTCGACGATGTAGCACCCCAGGTTGTTGACGAGACCGGGAGCCAGGCCGGTGTCCGGGATCAAGGTGATGTCTGCGGCCAAGGCCTTGTCGTTCTTGTCCAAGGTCTGCAAGGTGACGTCCGTATTGCCGCCCAGGTCGACCATGTCGGTCATCGTCTGGATCGCGACGTCGGCGATGTGAGGGTGCATCCAGTACGGGACGCAGGACAAGACCATGTCCACCCTTTCGAGGAACGCGGTCAGACTGGCCGGATCCAGGGCGTTGACCTCGACAGGCTCGCAAATGAGGTCTCCGACGAGGCTGTTGACCCTGTCGGCGCACTTGTGGGCCTGCTTGACGTCGACGTCTCCCACGAAGATGCGGGCCGGCCCCGCGAATTTTGCCAGATCGTACGCCGCGGCCGTGCCTTGCATGCCGGCCCCAAGGATCCCGAAAGAGTTCTGCATAGTGACGCCTTTGTCCCCCGTCAAAAACCCCCTCTCCCGGCTGAGAGAGGGGGCTGAAGGATCTGTAGGTTACCTATCAAGATCGGTCGATGGCCGGACCGGCTTGAGGTCGTTTAGGGGGTCAAGTGCCAGACGGTCAGGTCGTTTTCATGGCACCAGAGCAAAGTCGAGCTCGGTCCCGTCTGTTTGACCCGGTACCGGCTTCTCAGGGCGCCGTCGGATGGCCTCAGCAGTCTGGAGAGGCTGCCGGTCGCCACGAGGTCCCTCGTCGTGTAGTTGGTCGTCATGGCGTCCGTCCGGACGTCGGTCGTGTCCCAGTTCGACGTGTTCCAGTTCCACAGTTCCAGAGTCTGCGTGTAGACGCCCGAGTTCGTCATCTTCGTGCGGGCCCGGAGCTTCAAGGCCGAACAACTCGTCAACGGCGCGGTCGCGTCGAGCGTCACCGTCACCGGGGAGGCGTTCTGGTTCGGGACCACGAACTTGCATACCTTGAGCGCTTGTCCGTCCTCCACCGCAAGGTTCGCGACCGAGCCGCTGCTGACCTTGCCCAGGTTCACCGTAGCCGTCGTCGGCGCGACGATGTACAGCGAGGGCAACAGGTCCAATGGCGTCGTCACCGTTTGACCGGAGTGGACGTCCTTACCCAGGAGGGCCGACACGTCCACCGACGTCTTGTTCGAGACCGGAGTCGTCGAAGCCCCGAAGACGCCTTTGTCACCGTTGTTGTCGATCGTGACCTCAGAGGCCGACAAGGTCACAAGGGCAGGATTACCGGACGCGAGCTTGATCGTCACAGGCTCGGCGCCGACCTTGCGGTCAAGGGTGACCGTGCCCGTCGACCCGCTCCCACCGATGACAGGATTGGGATTGAACGTCAAGGAGGCGATCCCAAGATGCTTGACCTCGACCGACCGCTCGTAGTAACCCTGATACGGGTCCCAGACCCGGATCCCGACCGTCGTGTCCGTAGCCACAGGCTTGGTCTCGCCGACGACAACGGTGTAAACGTAGCCTTCCGTCACCGACGCGGTCGCAGGTAGGACGACCACGTTCGGGTTGCCGGATTCGAACGCGAGGGGGAACCCGCCGTTCGACGCCGGGCGGTTCAGAGTGACCCAGACCGCGAAGTAGTTGGTGTTCCACACGCTGCCAGGCGAAACGACCACGTCCGTCACCGTGATGCCGTAGACCGTGTAGCTCTGCTGGATGCCGTTCCCCGGCCGGGAGGCCTGGATGCTGACGGTCCTGTTCGTAGGGACGCACGTCGTCTGGACCAAGAACACCGCGGTCGTGGACCCTTCAGGCACGGTGACCTGCGGCGTGACCGTCGTCGTCGGATCGTTGTCGGCAAAGTTGACCGTCGCACCGCCTTGAGGGGCGGCTCGGTCCAGATGGACGGTTCCGAGGTAGTTGCCGCCTGCGGTGACGTTCTGAAGGTCCATGGTCGCCACCTTCACTTCGCGGACCAGGATCGTGTCCGAATCCGACGTCCCGTTGACGGTGGCGGTAACGGTC
Coding sequences:
- a CDS encoding PEP-CTERM sorting domain-containing protein, whose amino-acid sequence is MCAFAAMSANASFTVATYADPSIDHADEMFIWDEVASTLSGSWNKDGMVVKTPGLIGGGEVVNAKMQFDVVDLTPIIAGELYIMGAGRVRFYTDDLNNPFMTITYSGGVFETHSALGGSTLIGNDVKFAGQNVPNGLTDEQFSFSLTNETDKGDKTSYTSSFTSSAAPEPGAMIAMGAGIAALIAKRRKR
- the rpmH gene encoding 50S ribosomal protein L34, which encodes MKRTFQPNNRKRSKTHGFRIRMRTTDGQNVLKRRRSRGRKRLAA
- a CDS encoding saccharopine dehydrogenase NADP-binding domain-containing protein, with amino-acid sequence MQNSFGILGAGMQGTAAAYDLAKFAGPARIFVGDVDVKQAHKCADRVNSLVGDLICEPVEVNALDPASLTAFLERVDMVLSCVPYWMHPHIADVAIQTMTDMVDLGGNTDVTLQTLDKNDKALAADITLIPDTGLAPGLVNNLGCYIVESLDVCDTVKLYCGVLPQNPKPPFNYKLTFNCEGLVTEYDYEAVALRNGQIIKVPTLTEVEEIWIDQLGKMEAFVTSGGTSTAPYTFQGKVPNYEYKTIRWPGHAHLMKIFKDFGFWNESEIRVKDKTVVPKDVFNAVFEPELAKFEDLDQCAVRGLGWGLRDDKPTRIQIDIFDRQCETTGFTSMERLTGFSMSIIAQEVVNGRVPKGAVRYENAMSGKAFVRELRKRDFDIKVLETIEFS
- the yidD gene encoding membrane protein insertion efficiency factor YidD, whose amino-acid sequence is MGRRFGIMMIRAYQRSTRWMPGTCRFSPTCSQYTLEAIQKYGLVKGCLMGAWRIARCNPWNPGGHDPVP
- a CDS encoding ribonuclease P protein component gives rise to the protein MNGPSRQRFDELFSQGQRAVGRLFRVCSLPGEGLVGFATARAIGCHARRNRAKRRARAAFNALPPLSVRADMAVLVREEAAKAEWNELVEELGRLCEETQRRWAADSGS